Proteins encoded together in one Bacteroides ovatus window:
- a CDS encoding RagB/SusD family nutrient uptake outer membrane protein, with translation MKTIKIIIISLLVGLNLTSCDFLEKDPTYTTPENFFKNEADATSWLTGTYAILGQSSFYGNEFLYLVGGDDLGHYGGANRGPNKSGLICNNANTSDPAVAALWYTLYSGINRANIFLENIDAVPDMNDDTRKQYKAEARFLRAFYYFTLVECWGDVPFKTTSTEDAYNLSIPRTDKQTIYDFIIKEMYGSAEDLKSAQDLNYLPGRVSKSAAWGMLARVYMFRAGEPKRDKEVGLANNTTSAEITEYFKKASYYAQLVKNEGHSLTAKYWDFFIDICSDKYNTALNKDGAKANESIWEVEFAGNRSTDVRAEGRIGNIIGIQGKDLSSKASITGKGDPGYAYAFIWNTPKLLELYEANGDIDRCNWNIAPFTYTQSAGEGTPVDGREFVKGKRDEVEQQYWNQSFSYGKTEPGSTYGDRESKNDANKNRNRAAAKYRREYEADKKSKNDTSINFPLLRYSDILLMIAEAENEVNHGPNDLAYECINAVRERAGINKLAANLDETGFRKAIKDERAMELCFEYTRRFDLIRWGDYHKLMQEQVDKAQADESWKFGINVYTYFNIPKSYNYFPIPANEIGSNGAIKTNNPGW, from the coding sequence ATGAAAACAATAAAAATAATCATCATATCACTTCTTGTCGGACTTAACCTGACTTCCTGCGATTTCTTGGAAAAAGACCCGACATACACCACTCCTGAAAACTTCTTCAAAAATGAAGCGGACGCTACCTCTTGGCTGACAGGAACCTATGCCATTCTGGGACAAAGTTCCTTCTACGGAAATGAGTTCTTATACCTTGTAGGAGGTGACGATCTGGGACACTATGGTGGTGCCAACCGCGGACCTAACAAAAGTGGGTTGATCTGTAACAATGCCAACACAAGTGATCCGGCCGTTGCAGCATTGTGGTACACATTATACTCCGGCATCAACAGAGCCAATATTTTCCTGGAAAATATTGATGCAGTGCCCGATATGAACGACGATACCCGCAAGCAGTACAAAGCCGAAGCCCGTTTCTTACGCGCATTCTATTATTTTACTTTGGTAGAATGTTGGGGAGATGTACCTTTCAAGACTACTTCTACAGAAGATGCCTATAACCTCTCCATTCCACGTACGGACAAACAGACGATTTATGATTTTATCATCAAAGAGATGTATGGTTCTGCCGAGGATCTCAAATCTGCTCAAGATTTGAACTATTTACCGGGACGTGTTTCCAAATCGGCTGCTTGGGGAATGTTGGCGCGTGTATATATGTTCCGGGCCGGTGAACCTAAACGTGACAAGGAAGTGGGTTTGGCTAACAACACGACTAGTGCCGAGATTACAGAATATTTCAAAAAAGCAAGTTACTATGCACAGTTAGTCAAGAATGAGGGTCATTCACTAACTGCCAAATATTGGGACTTCTTTATCGACATTTGTTCTGATAAGTATAACACTGCTCTCAATAAGGATGGTGCCAAGGCTAATGAAAGTATTTGGGAAGTAGAATTTGCAGGTAACCGTTCAACGGATGTACGTGCAGAAGGTAGAATCGGTAATATCATTGGTATTCAGGGTAAAGATCTTTCTTCCAAAGCATCCATCACCGGTAAAGGTGACCCGGGTTATGCATACGCTTTTATCTGGAATACTCCTAAACTGCTCGAATTGTATGAAGCAAACGGTGACATTGACCGTTGCAACTGGAACATCGCTCCATTCACTTACACCCAGTCAGCAGGAGAAGGTACTCCGGTAGACGGTCGTGAATTTGTGAAAGGAAAAAGAGATGAAGTGGAACAACAATATTGGAATCAATCCTTCAGCTATGGCAAAACAGAGCCCGGTTCTACTTACGGTGATCGCGAATCGAAGAATGATGCCAATAAGAACCGCAATAGAGCTGCTGCCAAATATCGTAGAGAATATGAGGCAGACAAGAAGAGCAAGAACGATACTTCCATCAACTTCCCTCTTCTCCGCTACTCTGACATTCTGCTGATGATTGCAGAAGCTGAAAATGAAGTCAACCATGGTCCTAATGATCTGGCTTATGAATGTATCAATGCGGTAAGAGAACGTGCAGGAATCAACAAGCTTGCAGCAAATCTGGATGAAACCGGCTTCCGTAAGGCTATCAAAGACGAACGTGCTATGGAACTCTGCTTCGAATATACACGCCGTTTCGACCTGATCCGCTGGGGAGACTATCACAAACTGATGCAGGAACAAGTGGACAAGGCACAGGCTGACGAATCCTGGAAATTCGGAATCAATGTATATACTTACTTCAATATTCCGAAGTCTTACAATTATTTCCCGATTCCTGCCAATGAAATAGGATCAAACGGTGCTATCAAGACGAATAATCCGGGTTGGTAA
- a CDS encoding SusC/RagA family TonB-linked outer membrane protein gives MLSSIGLILFSVSFVLAQVLVKGTVKDNLGEGVPGASVQVKGTSQGTITDLDGKFAFNVPNKNSILVISFIGYVTVEMKVDTQKPMVITLKEDTKTLDEVVVVGYQEIRKKDLTGSVAKASMAELLSTPTASFGETLGGRIAGVNVSSGEGMPGGQMNIVIRGNNSLTQDNSPLYVIDGFPVEDPSIAAAINQNDIESLDFLKDASATAIYGARGANGVVMITTKKGTIGQPKIKYDGSFGIQHITKTIPMMDAYEFVKLQAERSPKDMETTYFMNYDGKKWGLEDYRNIPQYNWQDEIFRSAWMQSHNVSLTGGSEGVRYNASLSYYDQDGILLESNYKRVQGRMGTTIQKKKLKIYLTTNYSSTTTTGGSPSQNSYSGMNNLFYSVWGYRPVTEPDRPLNSLMDNIMDDAINNTNDYRFNPIMSLKNEYRKTYANYIQFNGFAEYEFIKGLKLKVSGGYTFDTRKGETFNNSKTRYGNPKSSDKVNAEIYHSQRATWLNENILTYQTNIKRKHFFNSMVGVTLQNSDYEYYSYKTVQIPNEALGMAGMSEGTPSTTKSLKSSWSMLSFLGRLNYNYKSLYYATVSFRSDGSSKFRGDNRFGYFPSGSLAWGFMEEDFMKPLKSVVSSGKLRVSWGLTGNNRVGEYDTYALYQILKDKVGDFISIGSLPSGVYPFENSLTSVGTVPTSLRNRKLKWETTEQWNLGLDLGFLDERIGLTVDWYRKTTRDLLLNTALPTSSGYFSAMKNVGKVRNQGIEFTLNTTNIKNRHFSWTTNFNIAFNKNKVLELAENQSSLLSAAKFDQNYNSQYSYIAKVGYPMGMMYGFIYEGTYKYEDFDKVGDTYTLKRNVPYFSSESNTQPGMPKYADLNGDGIIDDNDRTMIGNGMPKHTGGFTNNFEYKGFDLSIFFQWSYGNDVLNANRLFFENSNKTRDLNQYASYADRWTPENPESNIPRATDSGSNKVFSTRIIEDGSFLRLKTVSLGYTLPKQLTKKWKIDNARVFVAGQNLWTCTGYSGYDPEVSIREGALTPGLDFSAYPRAYSISFGINLGF, from the coding sequence ATGCTCTCCTCCATCGGACTGATCCTGTTTTCTGTTTCTTTTGTACTTGCACAGGTACTTGTTAAAGGTACAGTGAAGGATAACTTAGGAGAAGGAGTGCCGGGAGCCAGTGTCCAGGTAAAAGGTACTTCGCAAGGAACAATCACTGACCTTGACGGTAAATTTGCTTTTAACGTGCCCAATAAAAATTCGATATTGGTTATTTCTTTCATTGGTTATGTCACAGTAGAAATGAAGGTGGACACTCAAAAGCCAATGGTTATCACATTAAAGGAAGACACAAAGACATTGGACGAAGTGGTAGTAGTCGGCTATCAGGAGATACGCAAGAAGGATCTGACTGGCTCTGTTGCCAAAGCCAGTATGGCGGAACTACTTAGCACTCCGACTGCTTCTTTCGGCGAGACATTGGGCGGACGTATTGCCGGTGTCAACGTAAGTTCGGGCGAAGGTATGCCGGGCGGACAGATGAACATCGTCATCCGTGGTAACAACTCTTTGACACAGGACAACTCTCCTCTTTATGTCATTGACGGTTTCCCGGTGGAAGACCCCTCCATAGCCGCAGCCATTAATCAGAACGATATCGAGTCACTCGACTTCCTGAAGGATGCCTCTGCTACCGCTATCTACGGTGCTCGTGGTGCCAACGGTGTCGTGATGATTACAACCAAGAAAGGAACAATCGGCCAACCTAAAATTAAATACGACGGAAGTTTCGGTATTCAGCATATCACCAAAACGATCCCGATGATGGATGCCTATGAATTCGTCAAACTACAGGCAGAACGTAGTCCCAAAGATATGGAAACTACCTACTTCATGAATTATGACGGCAAGAAATGGGGACTGGAAGATTATAGGAATATTCCGCAATATAATTGGCAGGATGAAATCTTCCGCAGCGCATGGATGCAAAGCCACAATGTCAGCCTGACCGGTGGTTCGGAAGGAGTTCGTTACAACGCTTCTTTATCTTATTATGACCAGGACGGTATCTTGTTGGAATCAAACTACAAGCGCGTACAAGGCCGTATGGGTACTACCATCCAAAAGAAAAAACTGAAAATCTATCTGACGACCAACTATTCCAGTACTACAACTACCGGTGGTTCTCCTTCCCAGAACTCATACAGTGGTATGAATAACCTGTTCTATAGTGTATGGGGATATCGCCCTGTGACAGAACCGGACAGACCATTAAACTCGTTGATGGACAATATTATGGACGACGCGATAAACAATACCAACGACTATCGTTTCAACCCTATCATGTCTTTGAAAAACGAATATCGCAAGACGTATGCGAACTATATCCAGTTCAACGGATTCGCAGAATATGAATTTATCAAAGGATTGAAGTTGAAAGTTTCCGGCGGTTACACGTTCGATACCCGCAAAGGGGAAACATTCAACAACTCGAAAACTCGTTATGGTAATCCGAAATCATCCGATAAGGTGAATGCAGAAATCTACCATTCTCAACGTGCAACGTGGTTGAACGAAAATATTCTAACCTATCAGACCAATATCAAACGGAAGCATTTCTTTAATAGTATGGTAGGTGTAACTCTGCAAAATTCCGACTATGAATACTATTCATACAAGACAGTGCAAATTCCAAACGAAGCACTCGGGATGGCAGGAATGAGTGAAGGAACTCCCAGTACGACCAAATCATTAAAGAGTTCCTGGTCTATGCTTTCTTTCCTGGGACGTTTGAACTACAACTATAAATCATTGTATTATGCAACGGTTTCTTTCCGTTCCGACGGTTCTTCCAAGTTCCGTGGTGATAACCGTTTCGGCTATTTCCCTTCCGGTTCATTGGCTTGGGGATTCATGGAAGAAGATTTCATGAAACCATTGAAATCTGTTGTTTCTTCCGGTAAATTAAGAGTAAGCTGGGGATTGACCGGTAACAATCGCGTAGGCGAGTATGATACGTACGCTTTATATCAGATATTAAAAGATAAAGTTGGGGATTTTATTTCGATTGGTAGCCTACCGAGTGGTGTATATCCGTTCGAGAACAGTCTGACAAGTGTAGGTACAGTGCCTACTTCCTTAAGAAACAGAAAACTGAAATGGGAGACTACTGAACAGTGGAACCTGGGTCTGGACTTGGGCTTCCTGGACGAACGTATCGGATTAACCGTAGACTGGTATCGTAAAACAACTCGTGACCTGTTGCTGAATACTGCGCTTCCCACCTCTTCCGGTTATTTCAGTGCCATGAAGAATGTAGGAAAGGTACGCAACCAAGGTATCGAGTTCACATTGAACACGACCAATATCAAGAACCGTCATTTCTCATGGACTACTAACTTTAATATTGCATTCAACAAGAACAAAGTTTTAGAATTGGCCGAAAACCAATCTTCTCTGTTGAGTGCAGCCAAATTTGACCAAAACTATAACTCCCAATACAGCTACATTGCCAAAGTGGGTTATCCGATGGGAATGATGTACGGATTCATCTATGAAGGTACATACAAATACGAAGATTTCGACAAAGTGGGTGATACATATACACTGAAACGCAATGTTCCGTATTTCTCTTCCGAAAGTAACACACAACCGGGTATGCCGAAATACGCAGACCTGAATGGTGACGGTATCATTGACGATAACGACCGTACTATGATCGGTAACGGTATGCCGAAACATACAGGCGGATTTACCAACAATTTCGAATACAAAGGATTTGACTTGAGCATCTTCTTCCAATGGTCGTATGGAAACGATGTATTGAATGCCAACCGCCTGTTCTTCGAGAACAGCAATAAAACACGTGACTTGAACCAATACGCAAGTTACGCAGACCGCTGGACACCGGAAAATCCGGAAAGTAATATTCCGAGAGCTACCGACTCCGGTTCTAACAAAGTGTTCTCTACACGTATTATCGAAGATGGTTCGTTCCTTCGTCTGAAGACCGTGTCTTTAGGATATACACTGCCGAAACAACTGACCAAGAAATGGAAGATAGACAATGCACGCGTATTCGTTGCCGGTCAGAATCTATGGACATGTACAGGGTATTCCGGTTACGACCCGGAAGTATCTATCCGTGAAGGCGCACTGACTCCGGGACTGGACTTCTCCGCTTATCCGAGAGCCTACTCTATCAGTTTTGGTATAAACTTAGGTTTCTAA
- a CDS encoding sulfatase-like hydrolase/transferase: protein MKNVSRLIPLLSGIVTLSGCNHAPQKNNGQNSQKPNIIYIFADDLGIGDLSCYGATKVSTPNIDRLAGQGVQFTNAYATSATSTPSRFGLLTGMYPWRQENTGIAPGNSELIIDTTCITMADMLKDAGYATGAVGKWHLGLGPKGGTDFNNRITPNAQSIGFDYEFIIPATVDRVPCVFVENGHVVGLDPNDPITVSYDHKVGDWPTGEENPELVTLKPSQGHNNTIINGIPRIGWMTGGKSALWKDEDIADIITHKAKNFIASHQEEPFFLYMGTQDVHVPRIPHPRFAGKSGLGTRGDVILQLDWTIGEIMHTLDSLHIADNTILIFTSDNGPVIDDGYQDQAYELLNGHTPMGIYRGGKYSAYEAGTRVPFIVRWPARVKPNKQQALFSQIDVYASLASLLDQPLRKGAAPDSQEHLNVLLGKNNTNREYVVQQNLNNTLAIIKGQWKYIEPSDGPAIEYWTKMELGNDKQPQLYDLSSDPSEKTNVSKQYPDIVKELSELLESVKEK, encoded by the coding sequence ATGAAAAACGTTTCGCGTCTAATTCCCCTATTGTCCGGCATCGTCACGCTGTCAGGATGCAATCATGCACCCCAAAAGAACAATGGGCAGAATAGCCAAAAGCCTAACATTATTTATATATTTGCAGATGATCTCGGCATTGGTGATTTAAGTTGTTATGGAGCAACAAAAGTGAGCACTCCCAACATCGACCGGTTGGCAGGACAAGGAGTACAATTCACCAATGCTTATGCAACTTCTGCCACCAGCACCCCTTCCCGTTTCGGACTCCTGACAGGTATGTATCCTTGGAGACAGGAAAACACAGGAATCGCTCCCGGCAACTCTGAACTCATTATCGACACTACCTGCATCACCATGGCAGATATGCTGAAAGATGCAGGATACGCAACCGGTGCAGTAGGCAAATGGCATCTGGGACTCGGTCCGAAAGGTGGAACCGACTTTAACAACCGGATTACCCCTAACGCACAAAGCATTGGTTTTGACTACGAATTTATTATTCCGGCTACCGTAGACCGTGTACCTTGTGTATTTGTAGAAAACGGACATGTCGTAGGACTTGACCCCAATGATCCTATCACCGTAAGTTACGACCACAAAGTCGGCGACTGGCCTACGGGAGAAGAGAACCCAGAGCTCGTCACTTTAAAACCCAGCCAGGGACACAACAATACAATTATCAACGGCATTCCCCGCATCGGTTGGATGACCGGAGGAAAATCCGCCCTTTGGAAAGATGAAGACATAGCCGATATCATCACTCATAAGGCTAAGAATTTCATTGCATCCCATCAGGAAGAACCTTTCTTCTTATATATGGGTACGCAAGACGTACATGTACCACGCATCCCCCACCCACGTTTCGCAGGCAAAAGCGGGCTCGGCACTCGTGGCGACGTCATCCTGCAACTGGACTGGACCATCGGTGAAATCATGCACACACTGGACAGCCTCCACATCGCAGACAACACCATCCTGATCTTTACCAGCGATAACGGTCCTGTTATCGACGACGGCTATCAAGACCAAGCTTACGAACTTCTCAACGGGCATACTCCGATGGGGATCTACCGTGGTGGGAAATACAGTGCTTACGAAGCGGGGACACGCGTTCCATTTATCGTCCGCTGGCCTGCCCGAGTAAAGCCGAACAAGCAACAAGCTCTTTTCTCTCAAATAGATGTGTATGCATCGCTCGCCTCCCTTTTGGACCAACCTTTACGTAAAGGAGCTGCTCCCGATAGTCAAGAACATCTGAACGTACTCCTCGGCAAAAATAATACAAACCGTGAGTATGTCGTTCAACAGAATCTCAATAACACACTTGCCATCATAAAAGGTCAATGGAAATACATCGAACCGAGCGACGGCCCCGCTATCGAGTATTGGACGAAAATGGAGTTAGGCAACGACAAACAGCCTCAACTTTACGATTTATCCTCCGATCCATCGGAGAAAACGAATGTATCAAAACAATATCCCGACATAGTGAAAGAATTATCTGAATTACTAGAATCCGTAAAAGAAAAATAG